A DNA window from Arachis duranensis cultivar V14167 chromosome 3, aradu.V14167.gnm2.J7QH, whole genome shotgun sequence contains the following coding sequences:
- the LOC107479804 gene encoding cation/H(+) antiporter 18-like encodes MGSNSTGCPAGMKATSNGVFQGDNPLDYALPLAILQICMVVLLTRLLAFLFKPLRQPRVIAEIVGGILLGPSVLGRSTAFLNVVFPSKSLTVLDTLANIGLLFFMFLIGLELDTKSLLNKTGKKALAIALAGITFPFVLGIGTSFALRATISQGVDKAPFFVFMGVALSITAFPVLARILAELRLLTTEVGRMAMSAAAVNDVAAWILLALAIALSGSNSSPLVSVWVLLSGCGFVICCALVLPPIFRWMCRRCSEGEAVNESYVCATLATVLAAGFVTDTIGIHALFGAFVVGVVLPKEGPFAAALVEKVEDLVSGLFLPLYFVSSGLKTNVATIRGLKSWGLLLLVIFNACFGKIVGTIVVSSFCRVAFQESLALGFLMNTKGLVELIVLNIGKDRKVLNDQTFAIMVLMAIFTTFITTPLVMAVYKPAKRMAKADYKYRTVKRKNADTQLRLMVCFHSTRNIPSMLNLIEASRGTEKREGLCIYALHLMELTERPSAILMVHKTRKNGLPFWNKGCHNNSHSDANQIVIAFEALEQLSRVSIRPMTAISSIPNIHDDICACAESKRVAMVILPFHKHQRVDGTWETTRSEFRWVNKRVLEHAPCSVGILVDRGLGGTTHVAASNVSSSMTMLFFGGNDDQEALTYALRMAEHPGINLTIVHMIVRSEDVGAIVSVVDINDNASWSSSSTDEMLLSEVKAKKSSSVKFEERVAKSLGEIIEVVGEYSRGCNLFVVGRVPKGHVAVTLNNVKCECPELGPLCNLLTSPELVSTSASVLVVQHYHAL; translated from the exons ATGGGTTCAAATAGTACAGGATGTCCGGCAGGCATGAAAGCGACGTCGAATGGGGTGTTTCAGGGAGACAATCCGCTTGACTACGCACTCCCTCTTGCAATCTTACAAATCTGCATGGTGGTTCTTCTCACTCGCCTCCTAGCATTCCTTTTCAAGCCACTAAGGCAACCTCGCGTGATTGCAGAAATTGTGGGTGGAATATTGCTTGGTCCATCAGTTCTGGGACGCAGTACTGCCTTTCTAAACGTGGTCTTCCCATCCAAGAGCCTAACGGTCTTGGACACTTTGGCCAACATTGGCTTACTTTTCTTCATGTTCTTGATAGGACTCGAGCTCGACACAAAGTCCCTCCTTAACAAAACAGGAAAGAAAGCTCTTGCCATTGCCCTTGCAGGGATCACATTCCCCTTCGTCTTGGGAATCGGGACATCTTTCGCACTTCGAGCAACAATCTCGCAGGGAGTCGATAAAGCACCTTTCTTTGTGTTCATGGGAGTCGCACTCTCCATCACCGCCTTCCCCGTCCTGGCACGCATCTTGGCTGAGTTGAGGCTGCTTACCACTGAGGTTGGACGGATGGCCATGTCAGCAGCGGCTGTTAATGACGTGGCAGCGTGGATTCTTCTCGCCCTTGCCATTGCGCTCTCTGGATCTAACTCTTCTCCACTTGTCTCCGTTTGGGTCCTCTTGTCCGGATGCGGCTTTGTAATCTGTTGTGCACTTGTTCTTCCTCCCATTTTTAGATGGATGTGTCGGCGCTGCTCTGAAGGCGAAGCCGTCAACGAGTCCTACGTCTGTGCCACTTTGGCAACGGTCTTGGCAGCTGGTTTTGTCACTGACACCATTGGAATCCATGCTCTATTTGGGGCTTTTGTCGTTGGAGTTGTTCTTCCCAAGGAAGGCCCTTTTGCGGCTGCTCTTGTTGAGAAGGTTGAGGATCTTGTCTCTGGTCTCTTCCTTCCATTGTACTTTGTGTCCAGCGGACTCAAGACAAATGTAGCCACCATTCGTGGCCTTAAGTCCTGGGGGCTCCTTCTTTTGGTTATATTCAATGCTTGCTTCGGTAAGATTGTTGGTACCATTGTTGTCTCCTCCTTTTGTAGGGTAGCTTTTCAAGAATCATTGGCTCTCGGCTTTCTCATGAATACTAAGGGCTTGGTGGAGCTCATCGTGCTCAACATTGGTAAAGATAGGAAG GTATTAAATGACCAAACATTTGCAATTATGGTGCTGATGGCTATCTTCACAACATTCATCACGACGCCTTTGGTAATGGCAGTTTATAAACCGGCCAAGAGAATGGCAAAAGCTGACTACAAATACAGAACAGTTAAGAGGAAAAACGCGGACACTCAACTGCGACTCATGGTGTGTTTCCACAGCACAAGGAACATCCCTTCAATGCTAAATCTGATTGAAGCCTCGCGCGGAACTGAAAAAAGGGAAGGCCTTTGCATATATGCATTGCATCTCATGGAGCTCACTGAGAGGCCTTCTGCTATATTGATGGTCCACAAAACCAGAAAGAATGGCCTACCCTTTTGGAACAAAGGCTGCCATAACAACAGCCATTCTGATGCGAATCAAATAGTGATTGCATTTGAGGCTTTGGAGCAGCTAAGCAGAGTGTCGATTCGCCCCATGACTGCAATCTCATCCATCCCCAACATTCACGATGACATATGCGCTTGTGCTGAGAGCAAGAGGGTTGCAATGGTAATTCTGCCATTTCACAAGCACCAAAGGGTTGATGGAACATGGGAAACAACAAGAAGTGAATTCAGGTGGGTGAATAAGAGAGTTCTCGAGCATGCACCCTGTTCTGTAGGGATCTTGGTGGACCGGGGGCTTGGTGGGACCACCCACGTGGCAGCAAGTAATGTTTCATCTTCGATGACGATGCTATTCTTTGGAGGCAACGATGATCAAGAGGCGCTTACTTATGCTTTGAGAATGGCAGAGCATCCTGGTATCAACCTCACCATAGTGCACATGATAGTAAGGTCCGAGGATGTTGGAGCCATTGTCAGTGTCGTAGATATAAACGACAACGCATCatggtcatcatcatcaacGGACGAGATGCTGCTTTCTGAGGTCAAAGCAAAGAAGAGCTCATCCGTAAAGTTTGAAGAGAGAGTTGCGAAAAGCCTCGGTGAGATAATTGAGGTGGTTGGAGAGTACAGCAGAGGATGCAACTTGTTTGTGGTTGGTAGGGTGCCCAAAGGACACGTGGCGGTGACTTTGAACAATGTGAAATGCGAGTGTCCAGAATTGGGGCCACTCTGCAACTTATTGACCTCTCCAGAACTGGTCTCAACTTCAGCCTCGGTTTTGGTCGTTCAACACTATCATGCTCTATGA